The Streptococcus sanguinis genomic sequence AGAAAGCTCCTCTATTTCCTTGCGATATTCACTTAATTTTTTTTGTTTATTAGCACCCTTCATATTCTTATCTTCACGGGTTTGTTCATATAAATTAGTATAAGCGTGCAGGGTCAACTGATCATCCCCAATATTCTGAGCTAAATCTAGAGATTTTTTATAGTCTCCCCTTCCAAGATAAATCCAATAATCTAAAAGATTTTCCTCGCTGGATGGAGTGATTGTGTTTAAAACGCTTGATTTCTGCTCCTCAGACAAGTTATCTAAATGAACATAAGAAGACGCTAAAACATATTTTGCTTCTTTACCTAAGCGATTTACTTGAAATTTTTGTAAATCGTCGGCAACATCGTCATAATGCTTAGAAATAAAATGGCTCTGTGCATCCACTGTCGCACGCTGAACAGGGATAGACCAAAAATAAAAATATGCTGCAAAAGCTCCTAAAGCAACAGTTGTAACGCTAAAAATTCCCATTCCAATAGAAAAAATACGCCAACTCCGTTTTGAAACCACTATCTTTTTTTTCTTTTCTTCCTGATAAGCTTTGTCGTAAGCTTCATTAACATATTTTATTACTTCTTCATATGTCTTACATGCAGCTATATCCTGTACCAATGAATCTCTTATTGCAGCTATACCATCTATTAGTAATTCAAAATCAAGTTTTGGTCGCAGAATAGAGACAACCAAAGCCTTGTAGCTCATTAGAAACGTTTCTGAAGTATAAGGTATAGGACTCATAATTCCTTCTAAACCAAAATGTAGAATCTTAACAACACTTCCTTGTAGAAATATATTTTTCGGATGGATATAAGAAACCTTAAAATTATGCTCAGAGAATGTCAAAGACTCCATTTTCTGAGCCAACTCCAAACGCTTTACTTCTGTCATCTCTTCCGCAATAAGATCTTTAAGACTATAAGAATATTTTGGCTTATCATAAATTAGTGATAAAAAACCATTATCTTCTAATGTCACGGCAGCATCCACATAATTTTCAATTGTAGATAACTTTTGACGAGAAAAATGGCTGGCTGGCAGAATAACCTTGACCTTTTCCTTACTGTATTTAATTTCAATTTTATCACTCATTTATAATTACCTCCAATACATCTCCATCCCCTAATGGATATTCCTTTAAAGCTCTATGCTGTTCTATTCTTAGAAGTTTTCCTCGAACCTCTAAATGCCAATTATTTTGATGAATAGATAATGTTTTATCTAGATTGTTTGAACACATTAACATCTTTACTCCCTGTAAAGATAATAGTTTAGAAAACCGAATATCTATTTCCTTATCTTCATATCTAATTGTTGCGTTTAAATATTTTTCCCCCATGAAAAATCCTTCCTAAATAAATTCCAATTAAAATCATTGCTACAATAAATAATACTGCACCAAGAATTGACCATATCATTGTGGCCCCTGATTCCTCTGTGTCTACAATAATACTGTCAGAAACCTGATAGTTCTGAAAAAGAGCATGTCGATAAACTTGGAGGTCGAGTCCATCACCACTCCGAACTTCTTTCTTACTGAAATTAGCTTGGTTTGCAGTCTTAAGCATTTCCTGAGCATCAGTTTTAGATTTCGTCGCTTCTTGCTCTATTCTATCCATAAATAAATTAGGTGCATAAATATGCTCAATTTCATTACCTTGGGAACGCTGCTTTTTTTGTGTTATCGAATCTGTTTTTAAATCTAATTCGCCGTCCTTAGCATAAACAGTACTTCCAGTAAACAATAACAATAAAAATATCACTAAAACTCGACTTGATTTTTTCAACATTTCATCTCTGCTTTCTAGCTTAAAAGACTAAGAAAAATATTCAGCATCCATAAGTACGTTATAAATATTCCTAAACAACATTTACCTATCATAAAAATCTGTAATAAATTTTATATTGACTAGTCTCATTCAAAGATTAGTCTTATTTTATCACGAATTGTATTAATATTCAAACTTTCAAACAGTTATTCACAAGCAGATTATGCTGTTGTGACAAAAAATAACACCTAAATTATTTTAGATGCTATGATATATAATTCTAAATCTAAATATACCGTCCCGATTTAATTGCAGTAGTTCTTACTTCCCTAAGGTACTTCTGATTTATCACCGATTAATATTCAAATATTATTGCTCAGAGTATTATCTATTACCTTTATTTAACGATATTTTTTTCTAACTTGCGCTACTCAAAACATCTCTAAATATCTTTCCCATAATCTTTTCATCAGAAAGGACATTTCGACTGCGATTATATCACAAACGAAGTAATCTCAAGAAAAAAATCGCTCTAATATAGCGATTCTTCTCATATCATTATTTAAATAGAACCTTTTGGAACTTCTGCTGACTTCATCCAAGTATCGTAATGCTCTTCAAAAGCCTTCTCATCTTCGTTTCTATATCCCTCAAATAAAACTTCTTTGACATTTTCTCTATTGAAAAAGAACAAATTGTCTGGTGTCTGCATCCCGTTCGGAATAACTACTGAACCGTAGTCAAAATAGACACTCTTAGTCCCTCCTTGACCATCTTCCACTTCGATTACACTAGCTCGTGAAACAATCATCACTTCACTACCATCACCATTTTTGAGGGTTACAACTGAACCCAAAGGTAAAATTTTATCTGTCATTTTATTCTCCTTGTTTTTCCAATTTTTCTACATTGCTTAGCGCAATAAAGTTCAACAATATTCTTAGAAATCAAAAAATCACTATTGCATCCCTTGACTTTAAAACAAAAATTAATCTCCATATTTTAAGATATCTTAAAGCAGCTCAAAACTTTCTTCTTTACTTATGTAATTCTTTTGTCACGATAGCTCCATCCGGTCCGACACTCATTTCTAAATATACATCAGGATTATCGTCAGCTTTACATACTACACTCAGTTTTCCACCATAGAATAAATCCAATATATCAAAACTCTTGGTAAGATTATTTTGATTATATAATACAAAAGAAACACCTAGCAAAAGTCCAGTTGCAACAATTTTAAATATCTCTCCTCCAATAGGATTACCTAACAAGTCTTTATAATTAAAAATAAAATCATAGGCATAGAAGAATCCAACCAAGGGGACTAGAAAAATCAATCCTTTTATCAAGCGCGTACCATTTCTATTCTCTTTCTTGCTCAAATCCTTCTCCACCTTTTGTTCTTCGTCCAATGTCTCCATAATAACCAAACTAATTGTTTGAGAGGTAACTTCTGCTCTATTGACATTTCGATACAAGGCACGTTCTACAAGGATAGTAATGAAAGCAAACTCTGCTATCCATATAAGAATAACACTCCAAAAAGTTGTTATGGTATATGTTCCATGCAAGAATAATCTAAAGAAAGAAATTATTCCTCCTCCACTAGACAAAAACAGGACAACTAAAAGAGGTATATGCCGATTCATCCTGCTTGATTTCTCTGTATCTAATAGTTTACTCTTCGGTGCCTCTAAAAGTTCGTGGGTCTTACAATCAAAATAAATAGCTTTATCGCCATATTGATTAAAAAACATACGACGTCTTATAAAAAACATTCTAGCCTCTTTCTAATATTTATCGGATTCCCGTTACCACAGCTTGGGTAGCTTCCACTCTCCGTGTGAAAACTTATCCCATACATGATTGATCCCTTTTCCAACTGCATCTCCGATAATCGTCCCTGCTACTGTTCCTATTACCGTTCCTACTACAGGGATTGGAATAGCAGAGCCAATAACTGCTCCGACTTGAGCTCCGACTACCGCGCCACTAAAGCTACCTGCTGCATGGGCGACTCCATCAGCTAGTGCATGAGCATCCCCATATTTGCCCCTATTCTGTTGGAATGTATCCCAACCATCTTTCAACGCTAATACTGTGCCAATAGCGCCTACTTGCTTTACTGCTCCGAAGCCTTTTTGAGAAACAGCAGATTTCATATTTCTTAATACATCTTCTTTAAGAAATGCTTTATTAAGTTTCCCTAGAGAATCTTTTACAACACGCACATCATCTACATGGCCTCCGATGAATTTACCAAATTTAGTAGCCCAACCAGCAATCTTCTCCCCTTTTGCAAGAGATTTAGCTGCTCGTGCAAGAGCTTGAGTCCCAGTACGAGTGCCAGAATTAATCATAACAAAATTAGCTCCTCTAACACCGTATTGAAGCAATTTACGACCTACCGATTTCCTAATTAAGGAATTTACCATTGCTCCAGCCTTAGTTGAAGCTGCTTTAAAGCCTTCTATTCCTAAAGATTGCGCAATAGATTTTAGTTCTTCTACAATATAGTCTAACACCTTTATAGGTGTCGAATTTAAAACAGAATTGGTAACTTCCTCAACTCCATCCATAAAGGCAGTGCCTTTATAAAATGCCTGTGCTTCTTTTGAAGTAAAGGAACTCTTACCTGCTCCTTCCAGTCCCTTCAGAGCAGTCGCCTGAACTTGTAACAGCTTGCTATACTCATCTCCCCGCTTCCAACCGTTGAAGCTGGCCATATTGGTTTTAGTATCAGTCAAAATGGTCTTTCCTTCTGACAAAGGAGTGGTAATTGCGCTGGCATCTGGATTCGTCAGACTGATAATATCAGAGATGGAGCTATAAATATTTGCCGTTGCTTGATTCACCGTACTAATATTGGTTTCTATGCTCGAAAAGCCATCCAAAAGTCCCTGCAAATAATCCGTATCAATAATCGCATCTGCTGCTGTCTCTGAAACTGTTGATTTAAATTGTTCGATGGTCTTATCGTATTGAGCAGAAAGAACGGCTAAAGCATTAGAAAAATTCGTCAATAAGGGAACCTGATGATTGCTAATCTTGGAATCAATTGCTCCCTTAACATCTCCTTTGAGACTTTCCGAACTTACCAAATTCACAAAAGAGGTCTTAGCTGTCTCAAGCTGAGTTGTAATCGAGGTTTGTGAGTTAGACAATGCTGTCTTCTGGTTATGAACCTCTTTAATATATCCATTATAATGGTCCAGACACTATCGGGAATCATTCTCTTTCCATTATACCACAGTTTCAATAGCCGAGAACTAGAAAATCGCTTCAATACAATGAAGCGATTTTCTAGTTCTATTAAGAATCATAAAACTGATTCTATGCGATAGAATACCCACCTACACTACCTTTTTATTTGACAATTTCCTTTCTTGGAATAGTCAATTCTGATTCCCAGCCATGATAAATTTCCAAAAAGCGAGATTCTTCCTCATCTCTATATCCCTCAAAAATTATTTTATCTATATTTTCATGCTGGAAAAAAATTGTTGAATCTGGTTGTAAGCCTTGGGGATAAAGAACTCCCATATAATCCGTAAATACTTGTTTTCCAGTATCAGGATCATCAAAAATAACTCCACGACCAACAATAACTAATTTCTGGGTTCCTTCTTCCAAATAAACAATACTACCTAACGGTAATAATTCTTTTGATTTACTCATTTTCTAATAACTCCTTATGTTTTTTTAAATATTTTTTCCCATACCATTCCTCTACAGTCTTACCTTCCCACTGACGATATTCTTCTGGGTATTTCCATTTGTAATAGGCTTGGAGAAAATATGGTAAACCTATAAAAACAATTATTGCAATCACCATAATATTAGCAAAGACCCATAGAAGTAAAAAACCAAATGCTTTCATGGAATTTGAAATATCTACAGTAAAGCTTCCGAAAATATATTTTATAACAATACCAATCCCTAAAATCCCCATGCCGTAAATAGAAATCATTTTAGCAATCTTATCACGAAAAGTCACTTGTCTATCCTCATCATACATAAGCTTTCTTAATCCTGTTAACTCCATACTAAACATCATGTAAGTGAAGATCATTATTACTCCATATATAACAATAATTTCCCAAAATGCCAAATTTGCTAATAGAATGTCAATAACTATCAGATCTATTTCTAATAAAAACCAAAGCATAAATGTAAAAGCATGAAACTGATAGCGATAAGGCAAAAGATAAGTTCGTTTAATAAATTTCCCAATCACTACGAATAGTAGCCAAAGTATAAGAAAAATCAAAAAAACATTTACCGTCAACGACACGTGCTCCGCTATCGGAAGAGTCAAAGTCTCACTATCATGAAATTCCATAGATACAACAAGCAACATAAAGTTAAATCCAACAGGAAAAATTAGACCTAAAATAAAACTTCGAATTCGAAACCAAAGCGATGCCTGGCCTTTCTTAAAATATTTACCAATTTTATCATGTTGATCCTGTTGTAACTTTCGGAATCCATCATCTTCTAGATTAAGACTTTCTTCAAAACTTGCGTTAAAAATAGATCTTTTCTTCATACTTTTCACCCAAATCCTAGTGCCTTACCTATTCCACCTATTCCGTTGGAAACTGCATTCGCAACTCCTTTGATTCCATTTCCAACCTTGTTAACAATATTTTTGGTTCCTTTTACTGGGTCATCAAAGAATTTAGGTTCAAGCCACTTAATTCCTTGAATAGCTGCTCCAGCAAGGAATCCGACCCCTGCTCCAACGGGACCACCTATCGCACCTCCAATAGTAGCACCCTCCAACGGACCAACACTGGCAACAGCATCAAGAGCACCTCGGCCAACTGCTTTACCCAAATCACCCGATTTAGAATACTCATTAATACCACTAGAAATAGCAGTGAAGCCCAGATCTGCGAATGTTGCAACAGTTCCTAATTTCCCTATAAACTTTATACCTTTGCCCAAAAACTTAGCATCACCAACAAAATTTCTACCAGTTTTAATTGCTTCTTCTAAAGATTTGAAGTTAGAAACTTTCTGCAAGCCCCATTTAGCAAATGATTTTAAAGGACTAGCTGCCTTTTGCAACCAATCATATCCTGTACCCATCGCTTTTCCCAATTTGCCACCAAATTTACCCAACGACTCGTACTTTGCCATTCCATCCAGAATCTTTGAGACAAACTTATAGGCTTTAGGACCTTTCTTTTCTAGCGCGTCTAAAATCTCCCAAATACCATCCGACTTAAGGAGTGCCTTAGTTAATCTTGCAGGAGTAAGCCCTAGAATTTGTGTAATGCGCTTCACTTCATCCCTACCCATAAAGGCTACAAAGCGGTCATATTCATTCCACCTCTTCCATTTCCCCAAATCTTTATTAATCGTCTTAGAAACCAATCCTAACAGTTCTACTGGTGTTGAGCCATTTGCTTTGGAGGAAATTTTCTTAACTGCCTTTAAGAAATCTTGGCTAGTATAGAACGCCTTGGCTTCTGCATCAGTAAATGAAAGACCCGCCATAGTAGAAAGACTTGCTAAAGTTTGAGTTTGCGACTGCAGTACCTTACTATATTCATCTCCCCGCTTCCAACCATTGAAGCTGGCCATATTGGTTTTAGTATCAGTCAAAATGGTCTTTCCTTCTGACAAAGGAGTGGTAATTGCGCTGGCATCTGGATTCGTCAGACTGAGAATATCAGAGATGGAACTATAAATATTTGCCGTTGCTTGATTTACCGTACTAATATTGGTCTCTATACTCGAAAAGCCATCTAAAAGCCCTTGTAAATAATCCGTATCAATAATTGCATCTGCCGCTGTCTCTGAAACTGTTGATTTAAACTGGTCAATAGTCTTATCATATTGAGCAGAGAGCACCGCTAAAGCATTAGAAAAATTCGTCAATAAGGGAACCTGATGATTACTAATCTTGGCATCAATAGCTTCCTTGACATCTCCTTTGAGGCTTTCCGAACTTACCAAATTCACAAAAGAGGTCTTAGCTGTCTCAAGCTGAGTTGTAATCGAGGTTTGTGAGTTAGACAATGCCGTCTTCTGGTTATGAACCTCTGTCATATCTATTTTCATCTATCTTCTCCTTCAATACTATGTGTCATGGAAAAAATCCTCTGTCGAAAATAATCCCTACGATACTGCTGATCTACATAAGATTGATCCAAATTATCACTGTAACCTTCTTGGATAACCTGAGAAATCAAATAGCTTGGGATAAACAAAGGTTCAATATCTGGCCTCATACCATAGGGATAGATGCTAGCTAGATAATCTATGTATTCCCGATCATCTGGTTCAGAGATTAACCTACGCCCCGTAACCATCGCCATAAGGGGAACTTTAGCTTTCTCCATCTCGGATACCAATTCCTCTGGAAGCAACTCACGATCTAACTCTACCAAACTGCCCAAGGGGAGGATTGGAGCCAACAGTAAATCAGTGCAAGATAACCAAATTCTAAAGTCTTTCATAGACAAAACGAGCTCCGAGCCTAAATAAGCCAGAGTTGCTTTTTCTCTTTCCCAATCAAACTCCATCGTAACAGATGTGCCAAGCAAGCTACTGTAGCTATAAAAGGACTCTTTCTTGACAATTGCTAACTGAAGCCTACGAAATGCATCTCCTTGACTAATTAAGGATTGACCCACTTGCTCCAAAATGGCTCTCTCACCCTCATCAATTCCTAATTGAAGTAAGGAATTTTGATAAAGGTCACTTATCTCATTCATCTATCTCGTTCCTTTCTGCTAACTTACCTATTTAGCATTTGCTTGATTTTGGTCATCAGTCACTTTATTTTCAGCTGCTTGATTCATACGAGTTACATCCGTTGTCGTGAAAGTCTTGAGACTGCTAATCGCTGTATTAAATGACTTAATCTCGTCATTAAAAGATGTAAAAGGAGTCATTGTTGTTGCTGAAAAAGTTAACTCTGCCATATCTGAAATGCCAGAGATGCTTGTACTAACTGAATTGGTCAGTCCGGTCCAAACACCATAATCCGTTCCTGTATTTGCCATTTATCTTTCCATCCTCTATTCTGAACTAGCTGAATTTGCCAAAGACTGATAATTAAGCATGTTATTATAGGCCGTATCTGCTGCTGTCTGTAAGCTGGCCGACTCTGCTTGAAGCTCCCCAATCTTAGCATCTATACTACTCAAATTTGTGTCGTGACTCGTTTTATTAGTTGTAGCAGCAGTATTAGCAGAATCGTACTTCTCTGCATATTTATTCTTCCGATCCCCTTTAAAACTGGATTCATCTTCCCCTTTTATTTTCGTTAAGGCATCTATAATACCTGTCTGAAAATTATTTATCTGAGTGGATAAGTCCGATTTGGCAGTTTCTAAGCGAGAAATCTTTGCATCTACGGCAGCTTTTTGAGAAATTGCATCATCATGATTTTGAGATTCTTGATTAGCTAATCCTTGGTAATAAGATGCATCTGACATTTCCATTCTCCTATTTCTAAATTCTGACTAAAATAAAGAGAGATAGGAAGCAATCCCATCCCTCCATTCCAGAGTTTTTTTATCCTTTGAAACCAAAGCTATTTGCATCCGCTGTATCACGTTCTGATACAGTATTAGCATAACTAACCAATTGTTGATTGATAGAGCTCAACAATTCTTGGAATTTAACCACATCACCATGCAATTGTTGATATTGTTCAAGATAAGATTGGAAGGCACTACCTTTCCAGTGAGCTTGCATTTCACCGTTAGCAGTATTTACTGTCTGAATAGCTGCTTCGATTTGATCGCGAGCATTAGAATAAACTGCAGCTTGTGAGGTGAGCTGTTCTGGGGATAATGAAATTTCTGCCATAATTGGACTCCTTATTTATAATTTAATTGTTCTTAATAGAACATCTTATGTTAACGATTTTAACTTTTTTGTTAATGATTGTCAAGTATTTTACAATAGATTTTTATTATGTGCTTATATAAATAAAGGCTATATTCTATTTTTGAACACTTCTTATTACTTATATAGTTTTCTAAAAACTTGATGATAGCGTTTTAATATAGTATAATAAAAGTCTGAAATTCATTTTAACAAAGGAGATATTATGTCTAAATCATCCCTTCAAAAAACGGTTGTACTTTTGAGCGCAGCGGCTCTTGCAGCAGCTGTAAATGCTGTTCAAGCTGATGAGAATACTCCAGCAGTCACTACTAATCCTGCTCCAGTAGAAAGCAACGCAGCGGAAGCAAAACCAACGACTGCTGCAAGTCCTACTGAAGCTACTGCGACACCAGAGAGCACGGAGCCTAGCTCTGCTATTTCTCCAGAAAATGCCAGTGGGAACGCTGATGCTCTGATAGCTATGGCTCGCAATGTCGCAGCTACTGAGGATACTAAACCCGTGGAGGGACAGACTGTCGATATTCGTATCTTGGCAACGACCGACCTCCATACCAACTTGGTCAACTACGACTACTATCAGGACAAGCCAGTAGAGACCTTGGGACTGGCTAAAACAGCCGTTCTGATCGAGAAGGCCAAGAAAGAAAATCCAAACGTCCTCTTGGTCGACAATGGCGATACCATTCAAGGAACGCCGCTTGGAACCTATAAGGCCATTGTGGATCCTGTGGAGAAGGGCGAGCAGCATCCTATGTACGCTGCTCTGCAAGCTCTGGGCTTTGAAGCTGGTACGCTAGGGAACCATGAGTTCAACTACGGTTTGGACTATCTGAACCGTGTGATTGAGACAGCAGGCATGCCTCTTGTCAATGCCAATGTGCTGGATCCAGCGACTGGTAAATTCATCTATCAGCCTTACAAAATCATCGAAAAGACCTTTACGGATACTCAGGGCCGCTTGACGACTGTCAAGATTGGTGTGACCGGAATTGTACCGCCGCAGATTCTCAACTGGGATAAGGCAAACCTAGAAGGAAAAGTGGTCGTTCGCGATTCTGTTGAAGCTATTCGAGATATTATTCCTGAGATGCGCAAGGCCGGTGCAGACATCACTTTGGTACTTTCTCACTCTGGTATCGGAGACGACAAGTATGAAAAAGGCGAGGAAAATGAAGGTTATCAAATCGCCAGCCTGCCAGGTGTGGATGCTGTCGTAACGGGCCACTCCCACGCAGAATTTCCAAGCGGAAACGGAACTGGTTTCTACGAAAAATATCCTGGCGTAGACGGTGTCAACGGTAAAATCAATGGCACTCCAGTAACCATGGCTGGTAAATACGGCGACCATCTGGGCGTCATCGACCTCAAGCTCAACTATACCGACGGCAAATGGAAAGTCACTGACAGCAAAGGCTCCATCCGCAAGGTAGATACCAAGTCTAATGTAGCAGATCAGCGCGTCGTTGACATTGCCAAAGAATCCCACCAAGGAACTATCAACTATGTCCGCCAGCAAGTCGGCACCACGACTGCACCGATTACCAGCTACTTCGCTCTGGTCAAAGACGATTCATCTGTGCAAATCGTCAACAATGCCCAGCTTTGGTATGCTAAGCAAGAGCTGGCTGGCACGCCTGAAGCTAACCTTCCTATTCTGTCTGCAGCAGCGCCTTTCAAGGCAGGAACTCGTGGGGATGCAACGGCTTACACAGACATTCCAGCTGGTCCTATTGCCATCAAGAACGTAGCAGACCTCTATCTCTACGACAATGTAACTGCTATCCTCAAGGTCAACGGTGCCCAGCTCAAAGAATGGTTGGAAATGTCAGCTGGCCAATTCAACACCATTGACCCAAATAATAGCCAACCGCAAAATCTGGTCAATACTGACTACCGGACTTATAACTTTGATGTTATTGACGGTGTTACCTATGAGTTTGATATTACCCAGCCTAACAAATACGACCGCGAAGGCAAACTGGCCAACCCAAATGCCAGCCGGGTCCGTAACCTGAAATACCAAGGCAAAGAGATTGACCCCAATCAGGAATTTATCGTCGTGACCAACAACTACCGGTCTAACGGCAACTTCCCTGGTGTTCGAGAAGCCAGCCTCAACCGTCTGCTCAATCTGGAAAACCGCCAAGCTATCATTAACTATATCTTGGCTGTCAAAAATATCAATCCAAGTGCAGATCAGAACTGGCATTTCGCTGATACCATCAAGGGACTGGACCTGCGCTTCCTGACAGCTGATAAGGCCAAGAACTTGATTGGTACTGACGGAGACATCGTCTATCTAGCGGCATCTGCCCAAGAAGGATTCGGCGAATACAAATTCGTCTACGTCGCGCCGAAAACAGAAGCGGTGCCTATCGAGCAGCCAAGCCGTCCAACTATCGCAGTCGAAGCAGCCAACCTGCAGCATAGTAAAGTAGACTTCCCTGTCTTGACTGCTGTTGACCCTAGCACAAACAAGCAAACGTCTCACAGACAGGCAGGAGCAGAAAGCCTCCCAGCAACCGGAGAAAAAACATCCTCACTTGGACTCTTGGGACTTGCCATGACCGGACTTGCAGGAATCTTCACCTTCAAAAAACGGAAAAGACAATAATGATTAAAAAATCAGCAGCCAAAATAGCTGCTGATTTTACTTTTTAAAGACTGTCATTGCTCAATTCCAGCAAAACACTGATTGCAGTCAAGGTATAAAGCGGAGCGGTTTCAGCCCGCAGGATACGTGGACCTAGACCAGCGGAGATAGCCCCTGCTTGGCCAAAGGCATCTATTTCATCTGGCGATAGACCTCCCTCTGGTCCGAAGATAAAGAGAACTTTTGCTCCAGTTGCCAAGCCCGACAGAGCTCGGACTAGAGCTGCAGATTCTCCCTCTTTGGCCGATTCTTCATAGGCCACAATGATGCGATCAAAATCTGCTAAGGCCGCTAGAAAATCTGCCTTTTTATCAAAGAGCCGAATCTCAGGAATCAGATTGCGCTTGCTCTGCTCAGCTGCTCCCTGAGCAATTTTCTCTAGCTTTTCACTCTTTTTAGCCAGTTTTTTGCCATCCCACTTGGCCACCGACCAGTCCGCTGGGAAAGCCCAAATAGCAAACGCCCCCAGCTCTGTTGCCTTCTGAGTGATAAACTCTAACTTATCACCCTTTGGAAAGCCTGAAGCAATGGTCACTTGGATCGGCAGCTCGGTATTGTCTGCCAGCTCCTCCAAGATTTCCAAGCTCTGCTGACTGGGATCCAATACCTGAGCCAGCCATTTCACACCGTCATCAAAAACCAGCGTGATTTGGTCGC encodes the following:
- a CDS encoding bifunctional 2',3'-cyclic-nucleotide 2'-phosphodiesterase/3'-nucleotidase: MSKSSLQKTVVLLSAAALAAAVNAVQADENTPAVTTNPAPVESNAAEAKPTTAASPTEATATPESTEPSSAISPENASGNADALIAMARNVAATEDTKPVEGQTVDIRILATTDLHTNLVNYDYYQDKPVETLGLAKTAVLIEKAKKENPNVLLVDNGDTIQGTPLGTYKAIVDPVEKGEQHPMYAALQALGFEAGTLGNHEFNYGLDYLNRVIETAGMPLVNANVLDPATGKFIYQPYKIIEKTFTDTQGRLTTVKIGVTGIVPPQILNWDKANLEGKVVVRDSVEAIRDIIPEMRKAGADITLVLSHSGIGDDKYEKGEENEGYQIASLPGVDAVVTGHSHAEFPSGNGTGFYEKYPGVDGVNGKINGTPVTMAGKYGDHLGVIDLKLNYTDGKWKVTDSKGSIRKVDTKSNVADQRVVDIAKESHQGTINYVRQQVGTTTAPITSYFALVKDDSSVQIVNNAQLWYAKQELAGTPEANLPILSAAAPFKAGTRGDATAYTDIPAGPIAIKNVADLYLYDNVTAILKVNGAQLKEWLEMSAGQFNTIDPNNSQPQNLVNTDYRTYNFDVIDGVTYEFDITQPNKYDREGKLANPNASRVRNLKYQGKEIDPNQEFIVVTNNYRSNGNFPGVREASLNRLLNLENRQAIINYILAVKNINPSADQNWHFADTIKGLDLRFLTADKAKNLIGTDGDIVYLAASAQEGFGEYKFVYVAPKTEAVPIEQPSRPTIAVEAANLQHSKVDFPVLTAVDPSTNKQTSHRQAGAESLPATGEKTSSLGLLGLAMTGLAGIFTFKKRKRQ
- a CDS encoding 16S rRNA (uracil(1498)-N(3))-methyltransferase, which produces MQQYFIKGNPQSPLVVTDKDTAKHMFSVMRLKEGDQITLVFDDGVKWLAQVLDPSQQSLEILEELADNTELPIQVTIASGFPKGDKLEFITQKATELGAFAIWAFPADWSVAKWDGKKLAKKSEKLEKIAQGAAEQSKRNLIPEIRLFDKKADFLAALADFDRIIVAYEESAKEGESAALVRALSGLATGAKVLFIFGPEGGLSPDEIDAFGQAGAISAGLGPRILRAETAPLYTLTAISVLLELSNDSL